The Quercus lobata isolate SW786 chromosome 4, ValleyOak3.0 Primary Assembly, whole genome shotgun sequence genome segment ttaattcttCAGCAATTATGAACAGATTACTAGGTATTTTGACTTGCAATTCTGTTGCTGTCACCAATGATTTCTACTAGTGCTTTTGTATTTCTTGAATTTCTCTTGCACTAACATATGGTCGTCTCTCTGCTCAAAGAAAATCTCTACTGTCTGTTCTACACCACATTTATTTCTTActatattgttttgttttttttttatttgttcatatttttagatttatttattacataaaatttgGAATTATAACAATTCTATGTTTCTTTGTACCAAAGCTTAAAAGTGTTCTGAAGTGGTCTTCTCATtttttgcattgttttgttattataatgGTCTTTTTTGATAACTCCCCTCCCATTTCCCATCTTCTACTCGTTATAATTTTAAACCTTTGGCAGGAGAATATCTTGGTCTTACAGGCACTAGGTTGGATGGTGCTGAAATGCTTGTATGTGGGCTTGCAACTCACTTTGTCCCCTCAGAGGTAGTATTTCattctattttaattatttgattttaggCATAGCACTCAAAATTCTAATGAAGGAAAAAGATGCATCTTGTGTGGTTGATGAATAGTTGTAAGCAGTAACATGCATCAGCATGGTTTTAGTGCACATTATgaattattgtatatttttccAAAGACTTGTTTTTTCCATTCCCTACTTGGTTTAAACTGAAAGGCAAAGTAGTGGAGTGGACGGGAGGAGGATACATAGGTCATTTGATTTGAAGAAAGAGGGAAATTATGGTAAAAACAGAAATTGAAAGGAGGAAATACTTATGTAGTTCAATAGTACAAATAAGACCATTAGACCAACCCCTGGGGTTAAGTCTAGGATATACTTTCTATTTACGAACTATTTTCTACAATATTTATCCTTATGCCATTAAGATGAAATGCTATGCATGTGTAGTCATCACCATTATGTTTATCtgccaaaatttttatttttaattctgtaATACATTGCCATTTGAATGCCTtatgtgtttttaattgttgGCCAGAGATTGTCTTTTTTGGAAGAAGCACTGTGCAAGGTAGATTCAAGTGATCCAGCCATAATCTCCGCAGTTATTAATGAGTACTCAAAGCAACCTTATTTGAAAGAGCAAAGTGCATATCACAGGTTATTTTTGCATTCATAATTATAAAGATTATACTTCTTGTTCTAATTAAATGGCCTCTACAGTTTTTATTCATTAAACTGTATTCTACGTATGCCAAGGATTTTTAATACTTATGATGTCAAGGACAATCAATCATGAAATAAACTTCTCTCAGTGAACGCACATATGAAAAAGCTCTGTTAGTTTATTAGCTAGCTGGATGTATCATCTTAACATACAGTGATAAATGAACTACAACTCACAGATTGAGTGCTAGAGGTTCTGTCAGAGTTGATTTTGTATTAAAGAACtaatgttttcattttctgaAATGCGAACCTATCTTTCTGTTGTCCAAGACcctcaaatatattttttaagtatttttttaatctttctcaATAAACTTgaaatccttattttttttcgtTGGCTACAGATTGAAGGTCATTGATAGGTGCTTTTCTCGAAGAACAGTGGAAGAAATCATATCTGCCCTTGTAAGTTCAATGATATTGAATTTTATCCATGATGAGAATATTAATTTGCTGTCCTCTTTGTCAGATGTCTTCGAAAAGTTTGCTAGTGCTTTGAgtaatattcttttctttttggtgtttACATGTTTACCACTTACCTGACCATGATCTTGTGTTGGCAATTTTAGGAGAGAGAGGCCTTGAATGAGAAGGATGATTGGATCTCTAAAACAATCCAGTCACTGAAGAGAGCGTCACCAACAAGCCTTAAAATTTCTCTGAGATCGGTAAGGGAGCAGCAAGCCTTAATACTTCCATTCCAGACAGCATTTAACTGCTTAAGACTGATTGACTTGTGGTTAAGATATTCATGACATCTTCTGTTGAAATTTAGCTCTGTAGGATTTTCGTTATGTGCTCTAATCATGTGAGGCTATagaaatctcttttttttttttttcttttttttttttcctttagcaGAAGTATCATTTATTCCAGTTTCTGAAGGTTAGAAATTCAATTTCAAGGATTATAAACTGGTAAAAGTGGTTGACAACTGAAAACAGTGTCCTTTTTCAAGGCATTTTATGATAAGTGCAACAAGAACCTAAATAAAGTTATCAAAAAGGAGAGATGGTGGCATCTATTCTTTATTGGACACTAAAATGTTTGAAGTGCCTATTTCAGATGCAACatgttggggagataaacatCTTGGGGAGTttctttgaataattaatataacatatagaacatactttaacccaaaaggcctaagcccaatcggtatgtgctcaattatgttatattaactacccAACAAATctccccctcacgtgtgagTCTGCCTCTTTATAGGCTTCAAGACCTCTTTGTGGGTTATGAACAAGTCTTACTCACTCCCCCTTACCTAATGGGCTTTTTACTTCATCAATGCACCATCCATGAGTCTCTCGTACGCCATCCATGGGAACCACGTGTCAACCCCGCACGCACATTCATGGGAACCCCGCACACGTCCATGTCCATGGGAACCTTGCATCACACCATTATTTAGCACCATTagaaaatattcatttgttgggctctttttttttcttctccaagaTCTTTGTATGTGGGCCGTTTAGGCTTTTTCTTTCCCCGTTGGGTAGGGACCATGAACACCTCACCACCTTTGCCGCACATCATcatgggctctgataccacttgttgggaaaataaacaccttggggagcttccttaaataattaatataacatacagagacacactttaacccaaaaggcctaagcccaatgggtatgtgctcaattatgttatattaactactcattcttttcatatttattcaatgtgggacttcactcacacgtgtaatcCAACACAACATTGACTCTTGTCAGCAAGTGTTATGCTTTCAATGTCCAGCCATTAAACATGTAACTACCTCTTAATAACCTAAGGAATGAACAGAATTGAATAATCAAATAAATCAGGTGTTTTCGTTTCTCTCTAGaacaatcaattaaaaaaaagaaaaaaaaagataaggctTCATTTCTGAGTAATGGGGATGAAATTGGTTTGATGCCTAGATACACATCTGCACCCAGCACATGCTACTCTATCCTTGTGAATTGTGACGTAGGTTGGTACAGGTCCATCGGGAATCAGGATGTGCTATGGCCATTGGAGAACAGTCAAGTTAAACATTTTTAGCCACTGTGCAGAGGTGATTGTGGTATAATTTGGAGGAGCATCCAAAAATGCATAGAAAATTAAGTTGGATCCATAGAAAGAGAATGTCCTGCTATCATTATTCTCTCTTTCGCTTCAAAGGCCAATATGAGTTTTAtcttgataaaaaataaataatgcccTTGTTTTTTCTGGCTTCCTTTTTTCATGAAGGGCATAGAACAGATTTTTTTATAAGCATGGtgaatttccatttttttgtaTATGTGTGAAGTCATAGTTGTAATAgtagtacaaaaatttttatcACTATGTGCAAGAAAGCATATCATTTGAGGTATGAAGATGAATGTGGGGATTGTGTGTCACTTGGGATCCAAGCTTGACTTGGTTATCTGACATATGATCCCCTCTTTTGCATGGATACCACCATAATAGAAATATGATATTTGGTTCCCTCAATAACTTTATAACTAAAGACAAAACTAAGAAGCCATCCAATTTGTCTAAATCTTGTGAGATTGTTTTTACTTTCTAACGCTTATTCTCCTCTTGCAAACAGATTAGACAAGGACGGCTCCAAGGTGTTGGTCAATGTCTTGTTCGTGAGTATAGAATTGCTTGTCATTTCCTGCAAGGAAAACTCAGCAAGGATCCCTTTGAGGTTTCAGCTTACTCAAATATTTATCTTCTCctaatttcttcttttgacGATTATTTTAAGACTTCCCCTTTTTACTGTAGGGCTTCAGAGCTATACTATTGGATAAGGATAAGAGCCCAAAGGTAGACATGCATCTTTTTCTATATCTTTGCCACTTAGATTTTTCAGTCTCAATGATTTTCATAATTATAAATTTCtgttggtttatttttcttatttcatttttggCTTCCTTTCTCTCACAGTGGGAGCCCTCTAAATTGGAGCTTGTTAGTGACAATATGGTTGACTCATACTTCTCTATGATGGATGATGAAGGCTGGGAAGATCTAAAGCTCCCTGCGAGATCTAATTTGCCTGCATATGCCATTGCAAAGCTTTAATGCGTGAAGGTGAAAAATGGGGAAATTGTTGCgctttttaaattataataaaaggGATATCAACACATTGTGTGGAGACATATATGACCACAATGATATTCTCATTATCTTTGTGCTATTAGTCAAACCTTGTTAAAGGGTGCCAATTTTAGCTGATGCTATAATTATAGTATATAGAACATAAATTTCCAGCGTATGCTTCAAATTATTTTCTCTGGTAATCTTTGCAAGAAAAGGAACCATCTTTGACATGATGTAAATGACCCCTTGACTCTTACTTTTCGTTTGTAAATCTTGGAAATAAGTTTAAATGCAGAATGACAGTCTAAGCAGACCCTGAGGTTCTTTAGAATAAGATTCTTGGCCCCTGGTTGTGCTTTCAACAAACCATAAGAAATTTCCAGCTTTCACTTCTTTATGTTCGTCAACACTTCTGAAGTTTCTGCAACATAGCTAATCAGTTCAACTTTGGAGTCATTTGATTTAGCATCAAGTAAATTTCTGTAGTTTCTGGATGAGAATGATGTTAGACCAGGAATAAATGAGAAACTCCATTTATGGCAATTGAGTTGCAACCCGGTGTCATTCGAATACTTTTTTTGTGCATAAGTTTTCTCACTCTTTTTACTTCTTCCCACTTTCATAGATGTTCGAAAGAAAAACATAGATTCCATCATTTTTTGATTCAAGATTTAGCGTCTGGCTGCTTCCTCccctaaattgatttttatAAACAATCTGCTGCACTAAGCACAACCCCCCAGATTGCTCCTTTTGGTTCCATGGgcattttttttggataaaatctaCATCTTCCTCCAGAAGGCCTATAAAAGGTCAATCATGCATCCGTAGTGCTCCAACTTAGGGCTTATTCCATATTGTGCCCTCATGATATTGAAATGTTGCCTACTTTCTTGTATCACCTATCACCCTTGCACGGCTAAAAGCTGATAATTGTATAATACTCCACTGAAGCTTATATCATATGGTTGAATGCATGTCCTTGTCATCAAATGGAATTGAGGCAAAGCCTTCTCACCAATGCCATGAAGAGCAAGTACTTGGGTCATATCATTACAAGAGACAACATCTTTTGGATATGTCGTCAAATACTCCAAGAGCAATGTCTATATCTCCACATTTAGAGTACATTTCAACTAGTGAATTCTTCAAACTTGTAGAATGCTCTAGTCTAACCATCTTGATATATTCATGGATCCAACTCCCCAAATCTAAATCACCAAGTTGGGCAAAAGCTGAATGTGCTGCCAAAATGTCGATATGAGGCGTTTTGAAAACAATGTAGATCTGAGTGCATGTGTGAATGTGGAAACTATGCATCTATCTCTCCAACAAGGGTTAGAAGTGAAAAATATGTGAATGTGAGAacttacatttaaaaaaaaaaaagggctgtTGAGTATGCAGGAATTTACATCAAGAAAGGGAACTCACTACGTGAGAATTTACACTAGATGGAACTGCTTGCTATTTGGGAATTATGTCATGGAAAATGCCACTTGAATAAATTTTCACCACCACCCATGCATGATAATCTACACAGAAAAGACCAACCAAAGGAATATACGGTATGAAAAAGGTGCTTAAGAGCATTCAAATTAGATTTCGGCAAGTCAACCTCAAAAAACTCacacatcaatttatatatCCATTGTGTAAAAGGAGATTTTTTACAATGCTTGTGTAAATATACTTAAGCATAGTagcttattcaaaaaaaaaaaattgtttcccAATTGTGAAGGAAGATAATGAAAGGCAGCTGCTATATGAAGAGAGATAaacatttaattaataaaatatagtatttaataaataatcATGTGTgagtattttgtaaaataattaattatttttttttaagtttttattataaaatagacCGTTATTTTTGCATAAACAGATGTtaaagtaaaatgcattttcaaccactcaaaaaaaaaagaaaaaagagtactCTAGAGAGTTGTCGTTTCTATGTATAGGTGAGCTTAAAATCCCATACCACCAAGCTTATCAGCACGGCAATTCACAGAGAGAAAGAACCATGGCTCCGCTCAATTCTACCAAACTCGACGACCTTCAGGTCTctccaatttctctctctctctctctctctctctcctaccTATAAATcatttccatttccatttccatttccatgctttgtttggttgctgagaagaTATACAATAATTGAGGAGTAAGACTTTAGAAACTTCTCTTATGAGCCAAAGTCTTGGCAACTAAACAGAGTCTTAGTTGTTGAATACTATAGaaaacatgggttttttttttattttttatttttttttattgggataATAtggttttaatgattttttttttttttttttaccttaataATCGCAGCATTGGAGATGTGTTAGAGGGCATTTTGATTGTTAAGTTTGCATGTTTTCGATTCTTATATGTGTTTTTTGATTGATTGTTTGACAGGTTCTGGTTGAAGAGAAGTTGTCTGCAAGAATATTGACATTGAACGGGCTTAAGCAATTGAATCCCCTTTCTTTTCAAATGGTATCACGCCTAACTTACTTTTCGATTATGTGTTTTTCTTGCATTATCATTTATATTATgctttttaattgaaatatatGTATCAATGTATGTATGTAAGTTTGGTTCTATGTAGCCTCTTTTTGTTCTGTGTACTCGAAATTGTTATATCCTAATGCAACTCCGGAAATTTGGGGCTAACCATTCTATAACATTTCCACGTGGGAGAAGTTGCGAGATTACGCTCAAGTTTAAATGGTGAATCAATAGATCATGTAGAATGCAGGGGTTGACCTACAGGGGGGGCATTCAATTTTTTAGGAGATCAAATGGGCACCTCGAGTTACTTATTTGAAGACACTTGTGCATACAAAAGAGCACTGTTTGGCCTTAACCTTGagtttctaagttttggaaTGCACTCATGACATATTCTTCGAGAATTCACCACTCATCCACCGAAAAGGACATTGCCTTGTCTCCAACTGTTTCCTTAAGTTTTCTCTTTGCAAATGGGAATTTTAAATGATGGTGTCCAAAATCTTCATGCTGCTCAACAATAAGAAATTTTGCTTTAATGTTTTGAAATATTAGCAGAGATGCTTGAATAGTAAATAGAGTTTGTAAAGTTTGACAAGCTAGATAATTTTCATTGTAATGGTCAATTGTTGCAGCTTAATCTTTGCTATGGCTTAAGTTTATGGTTTCCTTTCCCCTTTTTCTCTTCAATGCTGTCAATTGAAATGTTATCATTCATTTGTCTTAAAGTGGTATGTAATTTTGGTTTGTACATTCTATAATTTGTTGATGGGTTCCATATGGATATAGGTTTgtatttacatataaaaataggATTGAGCagtattgttttaatttagtaTTTCTAGTTTTCTTGAGTGTAATCATAACAGCACTAAGGATACGTTAGATTGGAAGAGTGGAAAAGCGGGGggatagaaaatggtggaaAGGAGGAAAAGTGAggggatagaaaagattttaatttccctcatttttgtttggtaggAAGTGGAAATATGGAGGGatagaaaaagtgagtttgtataaatatTCTCATATactcttgttaaaaaatgatgcccaattaaaacaaataagtggccaacaaccaaaaaaaaaaaaagcaatcactcaaatttattattaaaaaaaaaaaatcatgtctaaaccaaaaaaaaaaaaaaaaaaagtactgttATGCCCATGACcctaggaaataaaaaaaaaaataaataaaaaaaaaaaaagaaaaagaaaaaaggaagaggcaacgtccaaaaaaaaaaaaaaaaaaaaaaaaaaaggagcacaAAAAAGCACTTAAAACTGGAACTGGTcgcaaagaataaaaaataaaataaaaaaacgtaCGGGACGAATCGCATGTACCTTACCATCATTTAAGTGGTAGGGCTTAGGGAGAAAAAACCCAGGCCCTACCATCATTTTTCTCTCATCGTCCCAACTGAACaccttccaaaaaaattttcctcctcattttctcttatttgttttccatcctccctaaaatccacTCTACCAAACACACCTTAAAACATTGAATCACTTTAAAACTCCAAAAGAAGTGTGCTTGGGCAATATTAATTAGTGTTAGAATAAATGACCTTTTTACTTAACCCAGAAAAAAGGTCCTAGTGTTACACACCTTCATAAGATTCCATTACGGTTTAACCAAGAGTAACAATAGGGGTTATTTACTTGTTTCCATAATATAAATGGTGAAATTgctcaattttaaatttaggaGGGAAACTGTGAACTAACTTAAGCATAAAATGGAAAAGTGGTTTCTTTTAGTGAAACTATGTGGAAGcacaaaaaagacaaaataaaaaggcTAGCCTAAGAATATTGTGACAATCCACTCTCCTTCTTCATTCTTGAGAAATgcaaagaaataagaaaaattgaaattcacAACAACAATCCTGATGTATATTTGCCCAAGAAATATAGCTAAAATGCATTTTGGACAATAAATGCATAAGTTGATGTGGGTGACTTTTCGGGTTGATTAGAAAAATGGGCTCTTTTACCATATTGCATGAGCGGATAGGAATGttttaagaaacttaaattgtTCATAAGTTTATTACACCTAATTGTGAAAATACTatgacaacaacaaaatgtcacattttcacaatacctttattttaagTTGGGCACATCCTAGTATGATATTGTGACAAGTGACAAcaccaaaatttcataatattttcaaaagagttttatttttagttgtggttggtcttggtatgatagtttattaatattttatattttattttgacttataaagAACTGCACCTTGACAATTGTAAAAACATTATGACAGTTTATTATGTAATATAAGACTCCTCAACCAAAATACTATATCACTgcatgtaaatatttttttttttaaaagaaaaaagaaaagaaaaaaaaaagagctcaaTTGGAAATTGGTATGAATGGTGATTTGCAACCTAACTAcacaaaaaatatgattttttttttcaccaaactGACTTAGCCAAAAATACTATAGACATGTTGTAATACatcaagttttgttttggtCCATcaatgaaaatgagagagactcTTGCTTTTTCGCAACAAAACACAACGTGTTAAATATGTTTTGAATTATAGGCCACTTACTACAACCATGTTTAAGGACTATTCTACTATACATGAAATTTTGGAGGCATGTAGGAATAATTCACGTGGTTGGAAAAGATCACTACCTAAGTAGTTACATtacaaaaagccaaaaaggcCACCAACTATAGAGAAATTATGCCCAACAATGGGTCACTCGCTATTGGAAATTTTAGAGGCCAGTAGGAATTAATAATTCACGTGGTTGAAAAAGGTCACTACACTTTACATCACCATGTTCTCCAACCAAAGCCTTTCATTCATCGTGTACGTCATGTTTTGGCCAAGGCTCGGTGAACTCGAACCAATGTACAGGATCAAGACTATGATAGTGACTCATCAATGCATCACTTGATCCATAGTGATGACGTCGAGGATGTCACGCCCCGAACCCAAAAGGGTCCAAGGCATGAAAAATACATCCCAAGGGTACTTGTAGATTTTTCCCTTTTGACAATCCAATCCacataaatcatatcaagtaccaagatcaagaattatcataataatttcgTTGAATATACTCTTAAAGTAAGTCAAAGCTCTATAACACATTTACgaacaataactaaaaatcatgTGCCTCCACATAATACAtgaatatattacaaaactCTGATGCATTAAATAGAAAGTCCCAAAGCTCTCTAAAATATGCAATCCCAACAAAACTCTTGGGCTAACAAGCCTCAAGAGCCCAACTTCTAATAAAATTAACTACTACAAGCACCCTTAAAAACAACTAGATCGAATCACCAACCATTAGTAATATAAGTCTCCCAATTCAGCATAAAACTCCAATCACTACTGATAAGGCAAGCTCCATTCTCatgatatataattaatttgtaaGACTGTGAAAGATTGGGATGAACTaaagcccagtaagtagcataattaatgggggtgggaAAAAAGCAAgttcatcttcaataataatatgaaatgacaagaatgattgaacaatgaaacacaaagtttctcaaaataataccatgaaactatatattataATCTGTGAGCACTAACAATATAATTTCTAAAGCCATAAAATCTAACATACAATCATTTCATCACAAACCTACCATATTCCCACATAGACCGGTCaggggatccacccattcacaactggcatgatattgtcctctctggTATGCAGACTCTTGGTCCCATGGAtagcagcctcacccacacactcaagatttttctctctccccatGGGCAGTAGAGAAAGCGCGTCAAATAGGACCCCTCTTGTATGTGGTTTCTTGGCCCCATGGGCAGCaacctcacccacacacaatcaaggaacctcttccccccCACAGATAGCAAGGAAGAACGtgtcatccaaagtgaaagggtACTAACCTGGATTtgattccattgtcacaaagactTTAGAAACCAAATCGGGGGTGATCACCGAGAAATCACACATGACATGGTGTTAAAAACCACACAAGCTCACAAGTTACATTTCTTTGGAACACATAGTTCATATCTAGGTAGtttcagaaaaaccttaaataatctaacttccacaaagtttgtaaggttttcaacttcattcttgccaaaaagattttctatcaatttcccacataacaagacaaaataagcatctttaaattttctaatataccataaaatccaagatttccttatcaaagattaaataaaagatactcatttttccatatcaacaaattcatgcatttccccaaatgcaataccaaatatgatgcactttcatatataatcatatatatatatatatatatatatatatatattaaggttacGACACAATAGTTTCCAAAAGTttccataggtagtttccaaaagtgtgtctaacccaaaaatatcatttatgcaacatgtttatttttccaaaaatcccattaaaaagctacttacctcgcaaacacaaaagcctaattctccaagctccaaaggAGATTAGGTAGAACCTCAACAACATCAAGCAAACCTAACACAAAAAGCATAAAGCTTAAAATTGTATCTAGTTACAATTTAGAAATTGCCAAATAAgcacttaattaggcaagcctaatATTTAACCTAATCAATAACACATTCCtcttccaaagtttctcaacaaattaattCACAAGACATAGactccaatttataaatttaaccCATTCAATGTCATCTCTAACATCATGACTAACTTTCataaaatttacactacatcattaagagatctataaaagaaaaatcaaaatatcctccaagacaagaaatttagaact includes the following:
- the LOC115988139 gene encoding 3-hydroxyisobutyryl-CoA hydrolase 1-like, with amino-acid sequence MDPLNSTKPEDHQIRVEEKLSARILTLNRPEQLNALSFQMISRLLELFIAYEEDSNVKLVIVKGKGRAFCAGGDLAAVIRDINEGTWRIGARLCGLQFTLNYILATYRKPQVSILNGIVMGGGAGASIHGRFRVATENSIFAMPETALGFFPDVGASYFLSRLPGFFGEYLGLTGTRLDGAEMLVCGLATHFVPSERLSFLEEALCKVDSSDPAIISAVINEYSKQPYLKEQSAYHRLKVIDRCFSRRTVEEIISALEREALNEKDDWISKTIQSLKRASPTSLKISLRSIRQGRLQGVGQCLVREYRIACHFLQGKLSKDPFEGFRAILLDKDKSPKWEPSKLELVSDNMVDSYFSMMDDEGWEDLKLPARSNLPAYAIAKL